One window from the genome of Pirellulales bacterium encodes:
- a CDS encoding GlsB/YeaQ/YmgE family stress response membrane protein encodes MADVEFSTAVQQAANELLVWVGFGTLVGLLAKAIMPGRDPGGTIATLMMGIGGTIIGCGILSYFSDRHISPISPLGFAVGTGGAFLLLFFYRLMGGYFFREGVTAPPPGTRMPFYRRGYYRRARYDD; translated from the coding sequence ATGGCCGACGTTGAATTCTCCACCGCCGTGCAGCAGGCCGCCAACGAATTGTTGGTGTGGGTCGGCTTTGGCACGTTGGTGGGTTTGCTGGCCAAAGCCATTATGCCGGGACGCGACCCGGGCGGGACCATCGCCACGCTGATGATGGGCATCGGCGGCACCATCATCGGCTGCGGCATTTTGTCTTACTTTTCCGACCGGCACATCTCACCGATCAGTCCGTTAGGTTTTGCCGTCGGCACGGGTGGCGCGTTTCTGCTGCTGTTTTTCTATCGCTTGATGGGCGGATATTTCTTCCGCGAAGGCGTGACCGCCCCGCCCCCTGGCACCCGTATGCCTTTCTATCGCCGCGGATATTATCGCCG